One window from the genome of Kluyveromyces marxianus DMKU3-1042 DNA, complete genome, chromosome 3 encodes:
- the CYT1 gene encoding ubiquinol--cytochrome-c reductase catalytic subunit CYT1: protein MFKSFSTAARQAVKGAYVQKAIVGGTAVAGIAASTMLYADSLTADAMTAAEHGLHAPAYGWSHNGPLETFDHASIRRGYQVYREVCAACHSLDRVAWRTMVGVSHTNAEVRAMAEEFEYDDEPDDQGNPRKRSGKLADYIPGPYPNEQAARAANQGALPPDLSLIVKARHGGPDYIFSLLTGYPEEPPAGVVLPPGANYNPYFPGGSIAMGRVLFDDLVEYEDGTPATTSQMAKDVTTFLQWCAEPEHDERKRLGLKAIVVLSSLYLLSVWVKKFKWAAIKNRKIIFNPPKK from the coding sequence ATGTTCAAGTCATTTTCTACTGCTGCTAGACAAGCTGTGAAGGGTGCTTATGTGCAAAAGGCCATCGTTGGTGGTACTGCTGTTGCCGGTATTGCTGCTTCTACCATGCTATATGCAGACTCTTTGACTGCTGATGCTATGACCGCTGCTGAGCATGGTTTGCATGCTCCAGCCTACGGCTGGTCCCACAACGGTCCATTGGAGACCTTCGACCACGCTTCCATCAGACGTGGTTACCAAGTCTACCGTGAAGTTTGTGCTGCGTGCCATTCCTTGGACCGTGTTGCTTGGAGAACCATGGTTGGTGTTTCTCACACCAACGCTGAAGTCAGAGCCATGGCCGAAGAATTCGAATACGATGACGAACCAGATGACCAAGGTAACCCAAGAAAGAGATCCGGTAAGTTGGCTGACTACATCCCAGGTCCTTATCCAAACGAACAAGCTGCCAGAGCTGCTAACCAAGGTGCTCTACCTCCAGATTTGTCCTTGATCGTCAAGGCCAGACACGGTGGTCCAGACTACATCTTCTCTTTGTTGACTGGTTACCCAGAAGAACCACCAGCCGGTGTTGTCTTGCCTCCAGGTGCCAACTACAACCCATACTTCCCAGGTGGTTCCATCGCTATGGGTAGAGTCTTGTTCGACGACTTGGTCGAATACGAAGACGGTACTCCAGCTACTACTTCTCAAATGGCTAAGGATGTCACCACCTTCTTGCAATGGTGTGCTGAACCAGAACAcgatgaaagaaagagattggGTCTAAAGGCTATTGTCGTCTTGTCCTCTCTATACTTGCTATCCGTCTGGgtcaagaagttcaagtgGGCTGCCATCAAGAACAGAAAGATCATTTTCAACCCACCAAAGAAATAA
- the YNG1 gene encoding Yng1p — MDDVRYGFLSTLDHLPCDVVRILWTIQSLDISDDGKGKHCEEMLRQAQHLLELVRQESARVKFEKQELERFAVIKERYDGHVRKRPKLKPLPPHKPIKIRITMKSRYPEAEREQKLLEQKKIQQQSSTSDNQHNQSTDAEVYCFCRDVSYGPMIACDNKSCAIEWFHYQCVGLTEAPADNEKWFCSDKCRKEYEDAMKKKKKKVTIGKSEQTAPPIANKKKKKKRKNW, encoded by the coding sequence ATGGATGACGTTAGATATGGGTTTCTCAGTACATTGGACCATTTGCCGTGTGATGTGGTGAGAATTCTATGGACTATTCAATCTCTAGATATTAGCGATGATGGGAAAGGGAAGCATTGCGAAGAGATGCTTCGACAAGCACAGCATCTTTTGGAACTTGTACGACAAGAGAGTGCGAGGGTTAAGTTTGAGAAACAAGAGTTGGAGCGGTTTGCGGTGATCAAGGAAAGATACGATGGCCATGTAAGGAAACGGCCAAAGTTGAAACCGTTACCGCCTCATAAGCCAATCAAAATTCGAATAACGATGAAGTCTAGGTATCCAGAAGCAGAGAGAGAACAGAAGTTATTAGAGCAGAAAAAGATCCAGCAGCAAAGTTCGACAAGTGATAATCAGCACAATCAAAGCACGGATGCTGAAGTGTACTGTTTTTGTCGCGATGTGTCGTACGGGCCTATGATAGCATGCGACAACAAGTCATGTGCCATTGAATGGTTCCACTACCAGTGTGTGGGGCTAACGGAGGCTCCCGCTGATAACGAAAAGTGGTTTTGCAGTGACAAGTGCAGGAAAGAGTATGAGGATgcgatgaagaagaagaagaagaaggttacAATTGGAAAATCGGAACAAACAGCACCACCAATAGcgaacaagaagaaaaagaagaagcggaAAAATTGGTGA